The window gagagaatgatATAATTCTTTAATCAAAAAACCCCCATTTCATCATCCAATCTTTGATTCATTTCCTACTTCAAAATGACATTTTCTTGAGTGGTAGTGTATTAGTGAACTTATTAGATACCTAtgttatttgattttcaattgatCAACAGTTTTACCAGCAAGAAGCCAACAAACTGCGCAGACAAATAAGAGATATGCAGGCTTCAAACAGGTTGATTAGCAAcatctttctttttcatgtttatcaaaatatgaattgtgtaagaaataaatatttatctgTTGGTGTAGACAAATGATGGGAGAGGGAGTGACCAGTTTGCCACTGAAGGATCTCAAGAGCATGGAAGGCAAAGTGGAGAGAGCCATAAGCCGAATTCGCGCCAAGAAAGTAAATCGAATCAACTCTACAATCTTCGGACAAGAGAAgctatatgtatatatagttaaCTGTTGATGTTTTTGTGCAGAATGAGTTGCTGTTTGCTGAGATAGAGCTCATGCAGAGGAGGGTaaactaattaacaaattttctCTGCTTTTTCTTGATTGATAACTCGAGTTAAACTTACATGATTGATTAACTAATGATGTATCAGGAGATAGAGCTGCACAACGCTAACATGTTTCTTCGATCGAAGGttactacatatatatatatatatgtctcCGTGTGTGTCTGTGTTTCGAATAATGATGATAAGTAGATTGGAAATGGTGACTATGTTTTTTGTTGGTGCAGATAGCTGAGAGTGAGAGAGCACAGCAGCAGATGAGTCTGATGCCGGCCGAAGCTGAATACAATGAGCCCATGACTTCTCAACCTTACGATCTCCGAAGCTTCCTTCCCATGAATCTCATGGAACCACCCTCCTACACCCGATCTGACCAAACCCCGCTCCAACTCGTGTATGATCCTCTCTCCCCTCCCCATTCTTGCTTCTTTACTATGGTTTTTCGTTAACTATTTCATGTTCATGTCTGCAGCTAAAAATCTCGGAGATGGATGACGCTGTAATTTCCTATATATATCTATAGTTTTGTGGAAGTGATGATGATCTTAAGTTAGGGGCTGACCAGCAGATTTCTATGTAAAACACTCACTACATTTGAACTTATTAGTATGATGTTCTTGTTGTGGTATTAgtcctaaaaaaatatgtatatatatatatgaactaACAATATGATTAGcaacaaaatatgcaaaaatataaaagcagGACTTCAAATAGGAGAgtaacaatattgatattgtatgTGTAGATGAAgctacaaaataatatatggtTGTATTAACATATTCTACATCCCTACTCATGCTGTGTAGGTTAGATATTTAAGctatacacacacatatataatatatagagaTATGTCGCGGCTAGCGTCtcctatatatacatatatatgtgttattaTCAACAGAGGAGCAATGCCTGAAAAGAGACTGAAGGCTCGACCTTCTTCCCTCTGCCTCAAACAACTCCTATAAGTAGCGACCCTCTCAGCTCGCTATTCCACATTTTCTAATATGATGATTCGATGAATTTATGTGCCTAGTCCACAGATCTCTTACCTCTGATGACCCGATTTCGAGCCATGGCTTTGCCGGTCCACTAAAATGCACAACAGCTGCAGTTTCTAGCATGTGCTTGTCTAGTCGTGGGTACCGGTGCCCCAAACCAGCTATGTGCCATGAAGGATCAATAGGGTGCACGTGATTTTCGAAGGCAAGTAAGGCGGGTGGAAGTACTCCCGGATGCCATAGTTCAAAACCAGAATTGAGGCTCtgcataaaaaagaaaatcgtATTACTAGAAATCTTCTAGTAATTAATCGTCTGTATTTTCTAGTGACATTAACACCAACAAAAGCATGCTTACAAGTTTAAGCCATTGATGATAAACTGCAGTGATATTGCTATTCCTCCATCTTTGTAGATCAAAAACATTTACCCCATAAAGCCATCCGCAACGATTTTTGTCCGAAAGAGACGATATGATTGGATTcgtaaaattgaaataatcaTTGTACTTTCTTCCCGGACAGCAGTCCGTTCCACACCATGAATCAACAACTGCAGCCACAGCTTTCTGGTTGAGATTCAAGTCCCATAGGGACGATATGTCACGTTGTACTACGACATCATGGTCCAGGAACACAACTTTATTCAGATCAGGAAACAGCTGTAAAGatcaataaatatgagaaaacGGACATCCATTCATCATTTAGCTGAAGGCTATACTCACAAACAGTAATTCATTCGAAAAACTACCTCGGGTAGATAAATACGGAGGTGATTTAAGAGGGAGACGGAGCTGGGACTTAAGGCATCCAGCTTGTGATGATTTCCATTCCCATATTCGAGATCCTCCTTCAGACTTCGGAAATTGTGATTCCAGATCTGGTGATGAATTTCTAGCATCTCCTTAACAGCTACATTCACCTCATGAGGCCACTCGTATTGATGCAAGCCCTTGACTTCAACAACAGCAGAATCGACTGTGTTTACTGAAAACCACGCATGCATTGAAGTGTACGTCTTCTTATCAGTGACCACATGGAAGACCAGTTTATCGGGATTGCTTGATGTTTTGAGAGTGGAGGAAATAACAACAGAGGCAGCGAGGATGTTGTCACTTAAAAGAACAACATGATGAAACGAAGGGTCTGTGAGGCGGTGAATGTATTGAGGCAGAGGAAATCGAGAACGCGCTGCAGCATTGACAGCATACTCCTCCGCCATTTCAAGTGAAAGACAATGAAGGCCCTTGGGCACACTATGAGCAGCTAAATGCCAATACATAGATTCATGCCATTGAGCTGTTTTTACCATGTGTTCCATCTTCGCAATCTGCGCTAGGATAAATAACTAATGTTCAAATccatcatttaaaatatagatgAAATAATGCCACTGATTTATTCAACTTCATAATCCTAAAGAATTACTAATATTCAAGTCTGTCCATCTTTGCAATTTATGATAGGATAAAGAATTAATGTTCTAGTATCCATTTTCATGTCTAGCAAGCAATAAATCTCAGCAACCTCTCAAGAACTAAAGagtaaattaaagaaatgCCAAGATTATTAAGGTAAATTACCATGGCCTTGGTCTTGAAAGCGAAGGCTTTTAAGTCCTGTCTGTTTAAAGACATGTCCTTTACAAGATCCTGGAATGAAACCGGTTCAGAACTTGAACCATCAACTATGCCAATTCCACCACCATCAGTGGCCTCCAGCAAGGCCCTCACCAGCTCTTCTCTGAGCTTTTTTGGCATTATTAGAGCAGATAATTGTAAGCATAGGAACATAATCATGTAATTTTCCTATAAACTTTAGTAATTACTAGTAAAATTTTGCAAGAGACTAcatcaatatcaaaatcaaGTGGTATGTGACAGTACAGTATGTCATGTGTTgatgaatgaaaatagttgCCGACAGTCTAGTTACTGCTGATTCAATAACTCAAAACACAGAAcaataattatagtaattcaataatttgttGACTATTCAAAATAAACGTTTTTCCTACTCTAGTTTGTTCACTTTTCTCAATGGGGACAGATTAAAATTTCCTCCATTAATGTTCACAATAAGTTGGGCTGTTTACATATAAGGCAGAGACAAAATATTGGTCTGGTCTCTCATGTCAGCTGTAAATCACCCAAGAAAAAGGAAgtataacttttatttcacttttgataaaaaaaaaataataattcaattattcagttacattattagaaaatggattttgaatcaaataattcaattcatttattcagctagtacaataataaaaacaaaggcAAAATATTGGTCTGGTCACTCATGTCAGCTGTTAATCAACCAATAATTTCTCAAGGAAGTCTAACATTAACATAGCAAACATTTAGTagtatttcactatttttgataaaagtaGTAGACATGCCCACGGTTTgtaaaccggcggttccggttcagaaccgccggttccggttttaggaaatgtggaacctgaaccgaaccgtGAGGCTATTTCACGGTTttggtttcggttcgaaaaccggcggttctggttctggttttggttggaaccgccggttttctggcgattttttttcggtttttcacggttccgaaccgccggtttccggCAGTTTTTCGCGGTTCCGGCTCGGTTTCACGGTTTTCTGACTGTTTTTCACAGTTCTGGTAAGGaacacggtttcggttcgtaAAATTTGAAACCGAAACCCGCCCACGGTTCAAAATATGGCGGTTGCGGTTCAAGAAAAAagtcacggtttcggttcggaaccggcggttacgatTCCGCGGTTAACCACCGGAACCGAAAACCTTAGGCATCTCTAGTAATactcaattcattttattcaGTAACAATATTAGAAAATGGATTTCAAATCAAGTAACACTAATAAAACCACAAACAGGagaaaagttaattaattatttatttattaatttatcaacaGAAACTTACCAAGGCAGCGTCACTCCCGCCAAAAAACCGCCATGTGAGGCAACCTGAAGCTTCACACTACCgaatttacaattttacccccgaaaaacacaaaattgcAAATCTGAACAAATCGAatcagtgtgtgtgtgtgtgtgaaagagagtgagagagattACCGATAGGGGAAGAGCATAGGGCGGCGGATTCGAGGACCAGAAGAGCAGACCTAACAAAAAGGAAGGGCAAAAGTAGGCCGGCGAGCAGCCTAATCGTGCGGTGAGACAATCGGCGCTTACTCGACTTCATCCGCCGGAAAACGCCGGAAAACGACTTAATCCCGGTCGCCGATATGTAGAGCTTCATCGCGCGATCTCTGATTGCCGCCGCTTCTTCTCGATAACCGATTGCATCGCAGGGATCAGCTGAGCTTCAATTTGAGGTTAGGATTGATTGCGAAATCGAAACGAAAATTGCATTTGCGGAAGCAATTGGTGAGTTAGTTGCTGCTTCAATGGAGCTCTGCTGCATTGAAGTTCATGAATATGCTTCGCAATAAGCGtatgctatatatatagagtgaTTTAGAGAGAAACGTCTTTATCAactaaattagttttatttaccTAACTTAATATCCTAAAATTTTGAGattataaaccaataaaaataaattattaaaaagtctataataatattttaaatcatacGATGTTGTTTTATATGAATAGAGAAAGTGGTTTAATATACATGTGATttcaccataaaaaaaatagatataggATGTGGTTTGTGTTAAAACGACAACTCTTCTTAAAGTAACACCGTGATACCACTTagacagcaatattataaatgctaCACAGCATTATTCAATATGCTAGACAGCAATATTgatgtccaaaaaaaatgatatatagtGTACAACATATTGCTAACCgtctttttcataatttttttttttttgccatgtggcagcttattattcgtccatgtgtacgtacaaatgattgactaggaatggtggtatgatgttattttaagaggtggtggcaccctaacactcCCCGTgcttatgaaaaaaaatcaaattttcaattttttttaataaatcagaatttaataaattttatgatttttacatCAATTTGCCGTATTCTAATAACTCAAACCTTAAATGGCTCAAACCATTAATCTAGTGATTAAAGGTGAATATCCATTGCATTGCATTTAATTTAGTCAAATATATGAAGGGAAGTCGTTATTAATCACCTCAACTACCAATATTTAATTGTACTCGAGAACATCCCTTTCATTTTCTCctattcttgtttttattcCCTTATGGATATACCAATagtaatactatttttttttttgcgttCATGGAAATCTACAgtcatttctttaattatctgacaaaattgaaataaatggcatataaaaaaataatttcgtGTGTCcctatcaattaattatatcaagtaaaagaaatactaGTGTATATAGCCTAAcattatttgtaaatttgtaatgcAACTGTTTAACGCTCAAGTGTTTAACACACATCATTGCTACATTACTACTATTCCATTACCATATTAATATACAACAACATAATAagataaattatcaaaaaaaaaaaattgttaaattatagTTCGTCATgcacttttaaaaatagactGGAATAACGTAAAGTTTTCACATTGTAACCCGACCATAGGCCACTTCTGTGaaaaactatttataatatagtattatactaAGAAATATTGTCactataatatactccctccgtccccgattaggagtcatcatttgaccgggcacgggttttaagaaatgtaaagaaaagttggttgaaaaagttagtgaaatgtgagacctatttttttatattgattttataataaaatgagagtgaattgagttagtggaatgtgggatatatttactatttatggtaaaaatgaagtgtgattcttaattggggacggattgaaatagaaatgtgtgactcttaatcggggacggagggagtaaaacaAGTATGAAATCTAATATTTCATGTATATACATGTTCTACGTTTTATACATGACCTCTACTATATCTCAATCCTatgtatacatattttatagttTGAAACACACCTTCAAATAActctacataatttaaaatatgtgaaCTTCCTATCGACAACAAATTACgaatagaaaatcaaaatattttgtcatgaaaaataaaacataaaattcataGTTTGTTGTAAGACTGATTTTCATGAAAAAGACCagaatttaactaaaataaattaatgattttctcaacaatttactcttcaatttttgtgaacgctatattaaatttttgttgatttttttttaatttttttgacgGTGGGTGTATTATTGAAAAAGATGGAGGAAAAATTCAACGATGCTTGACAATAAAGTCACAAATTCTTATCATATGAAATGGAAACACATCTTATCATAAGTACTATTCAAatgtcatatttcatttatattgcAAGCCTTCGACGTatgtcattttcaaatatattgtATACTAACAACTAACAAGCTATctattatatactagtacatcGACGaagataaatgataaataaattgtgtGGAGCAAATGCACctttttcttagtttttgCCTACTTTAATATAAACAGGAAACACATGCTACTTGGGCCATCTATAATGATAATCTTTATTGATTTGCAATCATTGGTGCTACGTGTTGCAAATGCaaatattcattattatttgagTTGCAAAGCattacatacacacacacttatAATATCAAtccatcaattttttgtttgtgtttaaAGATCACATGTATTGTTGAAGATCTATTTATGCATCTTAACTTGGTTTTCAATGTACAAGTTGCATAACCACCTCTTTAAAAGTCTTTTTGAAGATATGATGTGCGAAATTCTAATATAATAGTCTCTCCATTCACGATTAAAAGGCTTACTTTAACtctttatacaattttttagaaatgtgaaagaaaaattgttgcaaaaaattagtaagaatatttttaaattctaatatAATTTCCTTTAATTAGTGGAACATGAaccctacttttatatacttcgttaattttataataaaaaaatgagttagaataagttagtagaatgtgcgATTGATTTACCAAAATTAGTGAAAGACAAACGAGACAAATAATTGCAGAAGAATGCGAGTATAAAGATTTAGTTGAGTGTTTGGAAGTCCTGAAATGgcaaaatagaatattatttcatggTCGGTAGGAGTACGAGAGCTCCTTCGAGTTGATAAGGATTTGTTTAGCCCACGTGTAATACCGATGCATGTTTAAACTAGACCCGCCTATTTGCCATGGAATTGGACCATCTGTTATAGTTTTTGAAAACCGTAATGGCCTCTCATGGACTGAACCAGAAGCGGCATACTCAGGTATATAGTGGTCTAGTTTAAGGCGAAAACAGCTAATTCGGGGTACTCAACTAGAGCAGTAATCCAGTAATCAAGATGTTCTTATATAGGTCTATATTTTCCCAAATTGAAGCAAGATAGTGAAAGCCCCTCAATctataaaataacataaaactTGATTTCAGAAAGGTGGTGTAGGAGATCCGCTCCGAAAGAAATATGATCACCAGCAAAAGAAATCATCAGTTTTTACAGAAATTTAAAGCAACAAAGACGATTCAAAGTGAGCAAATAGAACAAGAACCCTAActcaagattcaatttttttgggaacTGAAACCAAAATCAAGTCATCACTAGCTTcctagcatttttttttattaaaacgaATTCAATTAAAGGTTAAATAATACCATACATATAACATTACGACTCCCCAATAACATAAATTAGGTCAGAGActcattcaacaaaaaaaaaccataagcttcaaatcacaaataaaaaatcttgaaGCTTTTGATGGCATGTAAGAAACAACACTCATATGTTCAAATCATAGAAAAATCATCCGAGTTCAACTAGTTTCCCTGAAGATCAGCTTCTTCGAATCAAGTTCAtcaattaaagaaattttcCCACATTCAaagatcatatttttatcaaaagggaaataattttgatttgtaaaTGTGTAATCAGGGGAGAATGTGGAAcaataaaagggaaaaatggaaattttatatactatcaaAATCATCAAGATTAATAACGATTACttgactaattatttttagtttagactttattttctaataaaagTTGACAGATGATTATTTGCCAATAAGAATAGAACACGTGcgatttatttattcatgcaTTAATTTACtttccctccgtccgcgaataggagtcccatttttccattttaatctATTTGTGAACACCGTTACTAAATGGTAATAAGGTCCCACCTTCATTccacttacttttttcacatttcttaaaattcatgccgCCAAAGAATGAGACTCTGgacacggagggagtaataaagaTTCACATTTGAGCCGGAATTAAGGTAGATGTTGACAAGAATTCCACCGTAGTAGCCGAAATCAGAGAAGAAAATATCTTGATTCCGATATCCAAGGTTCCCCTTTTCAATTCTCTTAATGCTTCTAGGTAATTGCAATTACAAACTTACTTCTCTTCAATCTAATTTGATTTCGTTTCAGTTCTATTTTGATCGCCCAAAGATTTGACCGTTATGCAATTgccaa is drawn from Salvia hispanica cultivar TCC Black 2014 chromosome 6, UniMelb_Shisp_WGS_1.0, whole genome shotgun sequence and contains these coding sequences:
- the LOC125191830 gene encoding agamous-like MADS-box protein MADS1, producing the protein MALCNQESKNGRGKIEIKRIESTTNRQVTFCKRRNGLLKKAYELSVLCDAEVALVVFSSRGRLYEYSNNSVRATIDRYKKATADSTSAVSTSEANTQFYQQEANKLRRQIRDMQASNRQMMGEGVTSLPLKDLKSMEGKVERAISRIRAKKNELLFAEIELMQRREIELHNANMFLRSKIAESERAQQQMSLMPAEAEYNEPMTSQPYDLRSFLPMNLMEPPSYTRSDQTPLQLV
- the LOC125191829 gene encoding probable galacturonosyltransferase 15 isoform X3, with protein sequence MSLNRQDLKAFAFKTKAMIAKMEHMVKTAQWHESMYWHLAAHSVPKGLHCLSLEMAEEYAVNAAARSRFPLPQYIHRLTDPSFHHVVLLSDNILAASVVISSTLKTSSNPDKLVFHVVTDKKTYTSMHAWFSVNTVDSAVVEVKGLHQYEWPHEVNVAVKEMLEIHHQIWNHNFRSLKEDLEYGNGNHHKLDALSPSSVSLLNHLRIYLPELFPDLNKVVFLDHDVVVQRDISSLWDLNLNQKAVAAVVDSWCGTDCCPGRKYNDYFNFTNPIISSLSDKNRCGWLYGVNVFDLQRWRNSNITAVYHQWLKLSLNSGFELWHPGVLPPALLAFENHVHPIDPSWHIAGLGHRYPRLDKHMLETAAVVHFSGPAKPWLEIGSSEVRDLWTRHINSSNHHIRKCGIAS
- the LOC125191829 gene encoding probable galacturonosyltransferase 15 isoform X2, whose amino-acid sequence is MKLYISATGIKSFSGVFRRMKSSKRRLSHRTIRLLAGLLLPFLFVRSALLVLESAALCSSPIGCLTWRFFGGSDAALLREELVRALLEATDGGGIGIVDGSSSEPVSFQDLVKDMSLNRQDLKAFAFKTKAMIAKMEHMVKTAQWHESMYWHLAAHSVPKGLHCLSLEMAEEYAVNAAARSRFPLPQYIHRLTDPSFHHVVLLSDNILAASVVISSTLKTSSNPDKLVFHVVTDKKTYTSMHAWFSVNTVDSAVVEVKGLHQYEWPHEVNVAVKEMLEIHHQIWNHNFRSLKEDLEYGNGNHHKLDALSPSSVSLLNHLRIYLPELFPDLNKVVFLDHDVVVQRDISSLWDLNLNQKAVAAVVDSWCGTDCCPGRKYNDYFNFTNPIISSLSDKNRCGWLYGVNVFDLQRWRNSNITAVYHQWLKLSLNSGFELWHPGVLPPALLAFENHVHPIDPSWHIAGLGHRYPRLDKHMLETAAVVHFSGPAKPWLEIGSSEVRDLWTRHINSSNHHIRKCGIAS
- the LOC125191829 gene encoding probable galacturonosyltransferase 15 isoform X1, which codes for MKLYISATGIKSFSGVFRRMKSSKRRLSHRTIRLLAGLLLPFLFVRSALLVLESAALCSSPIASGCLTWRFFGGSDAALLREELVRALLEATDGGGIGIVDGSSSEPVSFQDLVKDMSLNRQDLKAFAFKTKAMIAKMEHMVKTAQWHESMYWHLAAHSVPKGLHCLSLEMAEEYAVNAAARSRFPLPQYIHRLTDPSFHHVVLLSDNILAASVVISSTLKTSSNPDKLVFHVVTDKKTYTSMHAWFSVNTVDSAVVEVKGLHQYEWPHEVNVAVKEMLEIHHQIWNHNFRSLKEDLEYGNGNHHKLDALSPSSVSLLNHLRIYLPELFPDLNKVVFLDHDVVVQRDISSLWDLNLNQKAVAAVVDSWCGTDCCPGRKYNDYFNFTNPIISSLSDKNRCGWLYGVNVFDLQRWRNSNITAVYHQWLKLSLNSGFELWHPGVLPPALLAFENHVHPIDPSWHIAGLGHRYPRLDKHMLETAAVVHFSGPAKPWLEIGSSEVRDLWTRHINSSNHHIRKCGIAS